A single region of the Bacteroidota bacterium genome encodes:
- a CDS encoding efflux RND transporter periplasmic adaptor subunit gives MQTAQEDLSKLKIRRETGEPPRSRSGLILYLAGALFLGLVAFIFIRSSVGGAVLVDVTTVAFVSPSQSNEILTASGYVVAQQKASIASKATGRIVFLGYHEGDRVKKGDIIARIESADVEAALAQAKADLELARADRADASRSLDRAKALLARGLISQAEYDGALARYDRVVATIQSKDAALKWAQVQFENTMIRAPFDGTILTKNADVGEVVAPFAAGASSKVAVVTLADMSSLEVEADVSESNIERIAQEQPCEIALDAYPDKRYRGMVDKIVPTADRAKATVLTKIRFLERDKRVLPEMGAKVHFLAKGTGDSLSSKPRLAVDADAIAVRDGKKIVFLVRDDAVTAEPVELGDPFGRMVEVGKGLSPGDRVVLKPPPDLQSGSKVKVKE, from the coding sequence TTGCAAACGGCACAGGAAGACCTCTCAAAACTTAAAATCCGGCGCGAAACCGGGGAACCCCCGCGGTCCAGGAGCGGGCTTATCCTCTATCTTGCCGGGGCGCTCTTCCTCGGACTCGTCGCATTCATTTTCATCCGCAGCTCGGTGGGCGGCGCCGTCCTCGTGGACGTGACGACGGTCGCCTTCGTTTCGCCCTCCCAGTCGAATGAGATCCTCACCGCCAGCGGCTACGTCGTGGCACAACAGAAGGCCTCGATCGCCTCAAAGGCCACCGGCCGCATCGTCTTTCTCGGATATCATGAAGGAGACCGTGTCAAAAAGGGGGACATTATCGCCAGGATCGAAAGCGCCGACGTCGAGGCCGCACTGGCCCAGGCAAAGGCGGACCTGGAACTGGCCCGGGCCGACCGCGCGGACGCCTCCCGTTCGCTCGACCGCGCCAAGGCGCTGCTGGCCCGCGGACTGATCTCGCAGGCCGAATACGACGGGGCGCTGGCGCGCTACGACAGGGTCGTGGCGACCATCCAATCGAAAGACGCCGCCCTGAAGTGGGCGCAGGTGCAATTCGAGAATACGATGATCCGCGCGCCGTTCGACGGAACGATCCTCACGAAGAATGCCGACGTCGGCGAAGTGGTCGCCCCGTTCGCGGCAGGCGCCAGCTCCAAGGTGGCGGTCGTGACGCTCGCCGACATGTCTTCGCTGGAAGTCGAGGCGGACGTCTCCGAGTCCAACATCGAGCGGATCGCGCAGGAGCAGCCGTGTGAAATCGCCCTCGACGCCTACCCCGACAAGCGGTACCGGGGGATGGTGGACAAAATCGTTCCGACCGCCGACCGGGCGAAAGCGACCGTGCTCACGAAGATCCGCTTCCTTGAGCGCGATAAACGGGTCCTTCCGGAGATGGGGGCCAAGGTCCATTTTCTCGCAAAAGGGACCGGCGACTCCCTCTCTTCGAAACCGAGGCTTGCTGTCGACGCCGATGCGATCGCGGTGAGGGACGGAAAGAAAATTGTGTTCCTTGTCAGGGACGACGCAGTGACCGCGGAGCCGGTGGAACTCGGAGATCCGTTCGGCCGGATGGTCGAAGTGGGAAAGGGGCTCTCCCCCGGCGACAGGGTCGTCCTGAAACCGCCGCCCGACCTTCAGTCAGGAAGCAAGGTGAAGGTCAAAGAATAG
- the tsaD gene encoding tRNA (adenosine(37)-N6)-threonylcarbamoyltransferase complex transferase subunit TsaD produces MYILGIETSCDETSAAVLQDGVVRSNVISSQLIHSQYGGVVPELASRAHQRLIVPVVDDALRIAGIRKNQLDAVAVTYGPGLMGALLVGLSFAKALAYGLRIPLIGVNHMEAHIYSNFIGDPKPEFPFLCLIVSGGHTQLVLIRQPLEHELLGETLDDAAGEAYDKVAKMLGLGFPGGPAVDKLAREGDPHFVEFPRSLLGDDSLDFSFSGVKTAMLYWLRDNGHLHPGNHAPGSVKPPAPVADRIPDLCASFQSSIMDVLVEKLRRAVVSTGVGNVGIAGGVSANSELRRRAEALARERGFRLFIPRLEYCTDNGAMIAMAGTLRFMKGITAGLELNAVPNLSL; encoded by the coding sequence ATGTATATCCTGGGGATTGAGACATCATGTGACGAGACATCTGCGGCCGTCCTGCAGGACGGTGTGGTGCGATCGAACGTGATCTCCTCGCAACTTATCCACAGCCAGTATGGCGGAGTCGTCCCGGAGCTTGCATCGAGGGCCCACCAACGGCTGATCGTCCCCGTCGTGGACGATGCCCTCAGGATCGCCGGAATCCGGAAGAATCAGCTCGATGCCGTGGCAGTCACCTACGGCCCCGGCCTGATGGGGGCGCTCCTGGTGGGCCTCAGCTTCGCCAAGGCTCTTGCCTACGGTCTCCGGATCCCGCTCATTGGCGTGAATCACATGGAGGCGCATATCTATTCGAATTTCATCGGCGATCCCAAGCCGGAATTTCCCTTTCTCTGTCTGATTGTCTCCGGAGGACACACGCAGCTTGTCCTCATCCGGCAGCCGCTCGAACATGAACTGCTCGGGGAAACGCTCGATGACGCCGCGGGAGAGGCGTATGACAAGGTGGCGAAAATGCTGGGGCTCGGGTTCCCCGGGGGCCCGGCAGTCGATAAGCTCGCCCGGGAGGGGGATCCCCATTTTGTCGAGTTTCCGCGCTCCCTCCTGGGGGACGACAGCCTGGATTTCAGTTTCAGCGGGGTGAAAACCGCGATGCTCTACTGGCTACGGGATAACGGACATCTTCACCCGGGAAACCATGCGCCTGGAAGCGTCAAGCCTCCCGCCCCGGTGGCAGACCGGATACCTGACCTCTGCGCGAGTTTTCAATCCTCCATCATGGACGTGCTCGTCGAAAAGCTCCGGCGGGCGGTGGTCAGTACCGGCGTGGGGAACGTCGGCATCGCAGGCGGAGTCTCCGCGAATTCAGAGCTCAGGCGGCGGGCTGAAGCCCTGGCGCGAGAGAGAGGGTTCCGGCTCTTCATCCCCCGGCTGGAATATTGCACGGACAATGGCGCGATGATCGCAATGGCGGGAACTCTCCGGTTCATGAAAGGCATCACAGCCGGTTTGGAGCTGAACGCCGTCCCGAACCTGTCCCTCTGA
- a CDS encoding tetratricopeptide repeat protein: MIDRVSASPSGDRLVARALPVILAGGGAMCVYAAWNAFRVNGAFGFPLDDPWIHLQFARNLHDYGVFSYYKNEMATSGSTSPLYTALLALGFFIIPNEFALSYTFGIVFLLLSAFVLFKLARLLLGSQLAAVGAALLLLFEPRLEWVALSGMETTLFVLAILSAWYFYATRNRLALGLCAGLAIWVRPDAVIFLAALSIDVLYRRSLSRPAASGRKTAPVAPQGSAWLLRPVLIAALLACAYIAFNLWLSGSIFPNTYAAKLKKYSGGTEHFLAEVWTFITAGHLVLFSLFMAIGTLSVVRSVAGRKEEGLLLALLWPAGMILAYWKNLPYLYQEGRYVMPILPFIILLGLRGVSTSLLVAGKAVRSLTRRRVMSLATAGLIALFWIQFASASWEMKERYADSCRYIGERQVRTAMWIREHLPETACVATHDIGAIGFYSGRRVVDMVGLVSPEMIDNIGSLDKLMRFLIRRKVTHLAVLRNWFEVVNENPLFQTDELSPEIMEVFPFDPARTHFTPGVVGEMTGSAEYYLSKGDPRSARSILEQSLRSDPRSSRTHYLLGRAYLELGDPEKADWEIREALRLHPRFWDARSASAEISVKRNRPEQAVAILEELLRENPRYAAGYRMLAGVYGSVLGDTLKSRQYLDQYDSMMKGAK, from the coding sequence GTGATCGATCGCGTGAGCGCGAGTCCTTCAGGCGATCGTCTCGTGGCGCGCGCGTTGCCTGTGATACTTGCCGGAGGGGGAGCCATGTGCGTCTATGCGGCATGGAACGCCTTCCGGGTGAACGGGGCGTTCGGTTTCCCTCTCGACGATCCCTGGATTCACCTGCAGTTCGCAAGGAACCTGCACGATTATGGGGTGTTCTCATACTATAAGAATGAGATGGCGACCTCGGGATCGACTTCCCCGCTTTATACCGCGCTGCTCGCGCTTGGCTTTTTCATCATCCCGAACGAATTCGCCCTGAGTTACACATTCGGGATCGTTTTCCTGCTCCTCTCCGCCTTTGTTCTCTTTAAACTCGCGCGGCTCCTTCTCGGGAGCCAGCTCGCGGCCGTCGGAGCGGCGCTCCTCCTCCTCTTCGAGCCCCGGTTGGAATGGGTTGCCCTTTCAGGAATGGAAACGACGCTCTTCGTACTGGCGATCCTTTCTGCCTGGTACTTCTACGCTACCCGGAACAGGCTCGCCCTCGGCCTTTGCGCCGGACTGGCGATATGGGTCCGCCCGGATGCGGTCATTTTCCTGGCGGCGCTCTCCATTGATGTCCTCTACCGGCGATCCCTCTCCCGACCCGCGGCGTCCGGCAGGAAAACGGCGCCGGTTGCGCCACAAGGATCGGCCTGGCTCCTCCGGCCAGTCCTGATCGCGGCTCTCCTCGCGTGCGCCTACATCGCGTTCAATCTCTGGCTGTCCGGGTCGATCTTTCCGAACACCTATGCGGCGAAGTTGAAGAAGTACTCGGGGGGCACCGAACATTTTCTGGCCGAGGTATGGACATTCATAACCGCCGGGCACCTCGTCCTGTTTTCGCTCTTCATGGCCATCGGGACTCTCTCGGTCGTCCGGTCCGTTGCCGGGCGAAAGGAGGAGGGTCTTCTCCTCGCTCTCCTCTGGCCCGCAGGGATGATTCTTGCCTACTGGAAGAACCTGCCCTACCTCTACCAGGAGGGAAGGTACGTGATGCCGATTCTCCCCTTCATCATACTCCTGGGCCTCAGGGGAGTGTCAACATCACTCCTGGTGGCCGGGAAGGCTGTCAGGAGCCTCACACGGCGGAGAGTCATGTCCCTCGCCACGGCGGGGCTCATCGCTCTTTTCTGGATACAGTTTGCCTCGGCGTCATGGGAGATGAAGGAGAGGTACGCGGACTCGTGCAGATACATCGGCGAACGGCAGGTGCGAACCGCGATGTGGATCCGCGAGCATCTCCCCGAAACCGCATGTGTCGCGACCCACGATATCGGGGCCATAGGGTTCTATTCCGGCCGGAGGGTGGTCGATATGGTCGGCCTCGTCTCCCCCGAAATGATCGACAATATCGGAAGCCTCGACAAACTGATGCGCTTCCTGATCCGCAGGAAGGTCACGCACCTTGCGGTGCTGCGGAACTGGTTTGAGGTGGTCAACGAAAACCCGCTGTTCCAAACGGATGAACTCTCTCCGGAAATTATGGAGGTGTTTCCATTCGATCCCGCCCGCACACACTTCACCCCCGGAGTCGTGGGCGAGATGACCGGGAGCGCTGAATATTACCTCTCGAAAGGCGACCCGCGCAGCGCGCGGTCCATCCTCGAGCAATCGCTGAGAAGCGATCCCCGTTCTTCGAGGACGCATTATCTGCTGGGCCGGGCGTATCTCGAGCTGGGCGACCCGGAGAAAGCCGACTGGGAGATCAGGGAAGCCCTCCGGTTGCATCCCCGGTTTTGGGATGCGCGCTCCGCGAGCGCGGAGATCTCGGTGAAGCGAAACCGGCCGGAGCAAGCGGTCGCGATCCTCGAAGAATTACTCCGTGAGAACCCCCGCTATGCCGCGGGTTACAGGATGCTCGCCGGAGTGTACGGTTCGGTGCTCGGCGATACACTCAAGTCGAGGCAATACCTCGATCAGTACGACAGTATGATGAAGGGGGCGAAGTGA
- the mltG gene encoding endolytic transglycosylase MltG, with product MTKWILRALVLLLVGGIVLIYEILWGPNSFGSDRFVIVSKGESFVQILDSFDREGIIRSRLLFDAAGRLLGLTTKMQIGKYRFRSGMSNTEMLEDLRFGKTIEPITVTIPEGLKSSRQARIFARSLGIDSLRFMTLVYDSTFAHSLGVLSPSLEGYLMPDTYKLYWQMDEEEIIKDEVAQFWRFMNDTLLAHADSSGRSLNDILAMASIVDAETKIDSERAVVAGVYYNRLEKKMRLEADPTIQFILEDGPRRLKFSDLYRESAYNTYRHTGLTPGPINNPGRASIRAALYPVRHKFLFFVANGMGGHTFTRSYNQHRRAAQRFRKFREEQQVLKEED from the coding sequence GTGACCAAGTGGATTCTCCGCGCCCTGGTTCTTCTCCTGGTCGGCGGGATCGTTCTCATCTATGAAATCCTCTGGGGGCCGAACTCGTTCGGGAGCGACCGGTTTGTCATCGTCTCCAAGGGGGAGAGCTTTGTTCAGATCCTCGACTCGTTCGACCGCGAAGGCATCATCCGGAGCAGGCTTCTCTTCGACGCGGCGGGCCGGTTGCTCGGCCTCACGACAAAAATGCAGATCGGAAAGTACCGGTTCAGGAGCGGGATGTCGAACACCGAGATGCTGGAGGATCTGCGTTTCGGAAAAACCATCGAACCGATCACGGTCACCATTCCCGAAGGGTTGAAATCGTCCCGCCAGGCCCGGATTTTTGCGCGGAGTCTGGGGATCGATTCCCTCCGGTTCATGACGCTTGTCTATGATTCGACGTTCGCCCACTCGCTCGGGGTTCTCTCGCCCTCCCTGGAAGGCTACCTGATGCCCGATACCTACAAGCTCTACTGGCAGATGGACGAAGAAGAGATCATCAAGGACGAAGTCGCCCAGTTCTGGAGGTTCATGAACGACACGCTCCTGGCGCACGCCGATTCGAGCGGGAGGTCGCTCAATGACATCCTCGCCATGGCCTCGATCGTCGACGCCGAAACGAAAATCGATTCCGAGCGGGCAGTCGTCGCCGGGGTCTACTATAACCGCCTTGAAAAGAAGATGAGGCTCGAGGCGGATCCGACCATCCAGTTCATTCTGGAAGACGGGCCGCGCCGCCTGAAGTTCAGCGACCTGTACCGCGAATCGGCCTACAACACGTACCGGCATACCGGCCTCACCCCCGGACCGATCAATAATCCGGGAAGGGCCTCGATCCGCGCGGCGCTCTACCCCGTCAGGCACAAGTTTTTATTTTTCGTCGCCAACGGGATGGGGGGGCACACGTTCACCCGGAGCTACAACCAGCACCGCCGGGCCGCCCAGCGCTTCCGGAAGTTCCGCGAAGAGCAGCAGGTCCTGAAAGAGGAGGATTAG
- a CDS encoding Ig-like domain-containing protein, translated as MTTSFFCAGQVAPSGGPPDTTPPVIVSSYPSHGALGYRDNRLNLVFNKYVDHSSVEGSLFISPSVGELNIAWSGTEVEIRFSDSLRPNTTYILTVGTDAVDTRKNRMASAFALPFSTGEHLDSASVSGKVFDTAPGGIMIFAYILGGQRGDTLNPTHTKPDYETQTGKDGSFVLTNLALGSYRVIAVRDEYRNLLYDRQTDEFGMATSDLLLDSARMKIAGIQFRMTKEDTTRPFLSSARPLDRSHLLLRFSEAMDTTGVRGSSISILDTATHESLPVRDFSFVDGSLLAAQAVTADQESSKTYRAALSGMKDLHGNPLNSLAGTGVFTGSPLADTSKPAIKLREIEEGGRNVPVEDSVEIFFSEAIHPAGFEHAFQLRDTSNKPVAGSFRWWSSAQVSFIPARALSLSTSYLVKVALDSVKDFSGNRAADTVWTRRFQTLEEKAVGSIKGKVVDDSAGAAGTIYIVASNIASRDVKPMNEALSSPGAFVFERVLEGKYTIAGFRDSNGDGGYSFGMPFPYRPSERFDVFPDTLKVRARWPLEGVVLRFR; from the coding sequence CTGACGACCTCATTCTTTTGCGCCGGCCAGGTCGCACCCTCGGGCGGCCCGCCCGATACCACCCCCCCGGTGATTGTAAGCTCCTACCCGTCGCACGGAGCGCTCGGTTACCGGGACAACCGGCTGAACCTTGTGTTCAACAAGTATGTGGATCACTCGAGCGTGGAAGGATCGCTTTTCATTTCGCCGTCGGTCGGCGAACTGAACATCGCGTGGAGCGGGACGGAAGTGGAAATCCGGTTCTCGGATTCCCTGCGGCCGAACACCACCTATATCCTCACGGTCGGCACCGACGCGGTCGACACCAGAAAGAACAGGATGGCGAGCGCGTTCGCTCTTCCCTTTTCGACCGGCGAACATCTCGACTCCGCGAGCGTGTCGGGGAAAGTGTTCGACACGGCTCCGGGCGGTATCATGATCTTCGCCTACATCCTGGGGGGCCAACGGGGCGATACGCTCAACCCCACCCATACGAAGCCGGATTATGAGACCCAGACGGGGAAGGACGGGTCGTTTGTTCTGACGAACCTAGCCCTGGGGAGCTATCGGGTGATCGCGGTCCGCGACGAATACAGGAATCTCCTCTACGACCGCCAGACGGACGAGTTCGGGATGGCGACCTCGGATCTTCTGCTCGACAGCGCGAGGATGAAGATCGCGGGGATCCAATTCCGGATGACGAAGGAAGACACCACCCGCCCCTTTCTCTCAAGCGCGAGACCGCTCGACCGCTCGCACCTGCTTCTCCGCTTCAGCGAGGCGATGGACACCACAGGCGTCCGTGGGAGCTCGATTTCCATTCTCGATACCGCAACACACGAGAGTCTTCCGGTCCGGGATTTTTCGTTCGTGGACGGCTCGCTCCTTGCCGCCCAGGCTGTCACTGCGGACCAGGAGAGCAGCAAAACCTACCGTGCGGCATTATCGGGGATGAAGGACTTGCATGGAAACCCCCTGAATTCCCTTGCGGGAACGGGAGTCTTCACGGGTTCGCCTCTCGCCGACACGTCGAAGCCGGCGATAAAGCTGAGAGAGATTGAGGAGGGGGGAAGGAACGTTCCGGTGGAGGACAGCGTCGAAATCTTCTTCAGCGAGGCGATTCATCCCGCGGGCTTCGAGCACGCGTTCCAGTTGAGGGATACGTCAAACAAGCCTGTCGCCGGAAGCTTCAGGTGGTGGAGTTCGGCGCAGGTATCGTTCATCCCTGCGCGCGCTCTCAGCCTGTCAACGAGCTACCTCGTGAAAGTCGCGCTCGATTCGGTGAAGGATTTTTCAGGAAACCGGGCGGCGGATACCGTCTGGACGAGAAGGTTTCAGACTCTCGAGGAAAAAGCGGTGGGGAGCATCAAAGGGAAGGTGGTGGACGATTCCGCCGGAGCCGCGGGAACGATTTACATTGTCGCCTCCAATATCGCCTCCAGGGATGTGAAACCGATGAACGAAGCCCTCTCTTCTCCGGGCGCGTTCGTCTTTGAGCGGGTTCTCGAGGGGAAGTACACGATCGCGGGCTTCAGGGATTCGAACGGCGACGGAGGGTATTCGTTCGGGATGCCGTTTCCCTATCGTCCCTCGGAACGGTTCGACGTCTTTCCCGACACTCTGAAGGTAAGGGCACGATGGCCGCTGGAGGGGGTCGTCCTCCGCTTCCGCTAG
- a CDS encoding SPOR domain-containing protein: MRGPQTFPRSDRPFIVLTGILLLGTISLWNCSGTRAVEPKTERIPSDAGFLQRFEKSFNPADYDADIKVVKQAEITQRSAVEAANVITTAVPETIPGFRVQVLLTQDIDEAVQVRDSVESRFPDEWTYLVFDSPYYKVRVGNYEDRASAARLLKRLGGLGFNQAWIVPDNILKNLPPKPPELNIEPEKQIEHHRQ; the protein is encoded by the coding sequence ATGCGTGGACCACAGACATTCCCCAGAAGTGACCGCCCGTTCATCGTCCTGACGGGAATTCTCCTCCTCGGAACAATTTCGCTCTGGAATTGTTCCGGCACCAGGGCCGTTGAACCGAAGACCGAGCGCATCCCGTCCGACGCCGGGTTTCTCCAGCGGTTCGAAAAGTCGTTCAACCCCGCCGACTACGATGCCGATATCAAAGTGGTAAAACAGGCGGAGATCACGCAGCGCTCGGCTGTCGAAGCCGCAAACGTTATCACAACCGCGGTGCCGGAGACAATCCCCGGATTCAGGGTGCAGGTGTTGCTGACGCAGGATATCGACGAAGCGGTTCAGGTGAGGGACAGCGTGGAAAGCCGTTTTCCGGACGAATGGACCTATCTTGTCTTCGATTCTCCCTACTACAAGGTGCGGGTGGGCAATTACGAGGACCGGGCCTCCGCAGCCCGGCTGCTGAAACGGCTGGGAGGTCTCGGCTTCAACCAGGCATGGATCGTTCCGGACAACATCCTGAAGAATCTCCCTCCGAAGCCGCCCGAGTTGAACATTGAGCCGGAGAAACAGATCGAACATCACCGCCAGTAA
- a CDS encoding SPOR domain-containing protein, whose translation MNVFKPSLVLWALVALLLAGGCSGSKESSAEKGGSSTVQSPSGQNPAGGPAKSDTFDVKVDNTSRPAYEPSSPSGQASGFAVQVGAYQKQDNADRVAALARERFSVSVNTYYDRTSYLYKVLVGSFATKDDARKFRDEMLQKYPGDYKDAWTTDIPQK comes from the coding sequence ATGAATGTGTTCAAGCCATCGCTCGTTCTCTGGGCTCTCGTCGCACTGCTCCTCGCCGGGGGATGCTCCGGATCGAAGGAAAGCTCGGCTGAGAAGGGCGGCTCTTCGACGGTTCAAAGCCCCTCCGGTCAGAATCCGGCCGGCGGCCCCGCCAAGAGCGATACGTTCGACGTAAAAGTCGACAATACGAGCAGGCCCGCCTACGAACCATCCTCCCCCTCCGGCCAGGCGTCCGGCTTCGCGGTTCAGGTCGGGGCCTATCAGAAACAGGATAACGCCGATCGCGTCGCCGCGCTCGCGCGGGAGCGGTTCTCGGTGAGCGTCAACACCTATTACGACCGGACGAGCTACCTGTACAAGGTGCTTGTCGGGAGTTTTGCGACGAAAGACGACGCGCGGAAGTTCCGCGACGAGATGCTCCAAAAATACCCCGGCGATTACAAGGATGCGTGGACCACAGACATTCCCCAGAAGTGA
- the deoC gene encoding deoxyribose-phosphate aldolase yields the protein MGIEAAGGIETELARMIDHTLLKPEATKEQVTVLCREAKKYNFASVCINPCYVSLCAKLLRDTPVKVCTVIGFPLGAITSAGKAFEGEQALRDGATELDMVVNVGMLKSGEYDYVENDIFGVVTTARRYRALTKVILETSLLTDEEKIKACILAKRAGADFVKTSTGFAKGGATVGDIALMRHVVGSAMGVKASGGVRTREEALALVASGADRIGASASVKIVGGNGESKEAPAVKAAQSY from the coding sequence ATGGGGATCGAGGCCGCCGGCGGGATCGAAACGGAACTGGCCCGGATGATCGACCACACCCTTCTCAAACCCGAAGCCACAAAAGAGCAGGTCACCGTGCTCTGCCGGGAGGCGAAGAAATACAATTTTGCAAGCGTCTGCATCAACCCCTGCTATGTCTCACTCTGCGCAAAGCTGCTCCGGGATACGCCCGTGAAGGTCTGCACGGTGATCGGGTTTCCCCTCGGCGCCATCACCTCCGCGGGAAAGGCATTCGAGGGGGAACAGGCGCTCCGCGACGGGGCGACAGAGCTCGACATGGTGGTGAATGTCGGGATGCTCAAATCCGGCGAATACGATTACGTGGAAAATGACATCTTCGGGGTCGTCACCACCGCCCGGCGCTACCGGGCTCTTACCAAGGTGATTCTTGAGACCTCCCTCCTTACGGACGAAGAGAAAATAAAGGCGTGTATTCTGGCGAAGCGTGCGGGGGCGGATTTTGTGAAGACTTCGACGGGTTTCGCGAAAGGGGGAGCCACCGTCGGCGATATCGCGCTTATGCGGCATGTCGTCGGATCCGCGATGGGAGTGAAAGCCTCCGGAGGAGTGCGGACCCGGGAAGAGGCCCTCGCACTCGTCGCAAGCGGAGCCGACCGCATCGGCGCAAGCGCGAGCGTGAAGATCGTGGGCGGGAACGGCGAGAGCAAAGAGGCTCCCGCGGTGAAAGCGGCTCAATCATATTAA
- the porQ gene encoding type IX secretion system protein PorQ: MRICTRTLFFLPALVLLCGPEVRAQDNSAYNFLQLDVGARAAALGGGPVVMVDDPNAIFYNPAALGTLTQRRVSFGFFKHLLDINAGHASFGTEIPNLGFVGAGIVYINYGEFNRTGEEGEDLGTFHAGELAVTAGYAGALRPGLEYGVNAKFIYSSIAEAHSSAAAVDLGLQYVAIPDRITLGISLLNLGTQLNPYVNTREDLPLNLRVGAEIYPEHLPAALLLSLDRLNEKQDSFGERFRAFSVGLDLLPGPNVHLRIGYNNGQRQDLKVLSSSGLAGFSIGGGINTDMYSVDYAYSSLGQIGAVHRISITF; the protein is encoded by the coding sequence ATGCGAATCTGCACCCGGACTCTATTTTTTCTCCCGGCGCTCGTCTTGTTGTGCGGCCCGGAGGTTCGCGCACAGGATAATAGCGCGTACAACTTTCTCCAGCTCGATGTCGGCGCGCGCGCCGCGGCGCTAGGCGGCGGTCCGGTGGTGATGGTCGATGATCCGAACGCCATCTTTTACAACCCCGCCGCGCTCGGGACGCTGACCCAGCGCAGAGTCTCCTTCGGTTTTTTCAAGCACCTTCTCGATATTAATGCGGGGCACGCCAGCTTCGGGACGGAAATTCCCAACCTGGGGTTTGTGGGCGCGGGGATCGTCTATATCAATTACGGCGAGTTTAACCGCACCGGCGAAGAGGGGGAGGATTTAGGGACATTCCATGCGGGCGAGCTCGCGGTGACCGCGGGCTATGCAGGGGCATTGCGGCCGGGGCTCGAGTATGGAGTGAACGCAAAATTCATCTACTCGTCGATCGCAGAGGCGCACTCTTCCGCCGCGGCTGTCGATCTGGGGTTGCAGTATGTGGCGATCCCCGACAGAATCACGCTCGGGATAAGCCTGCTCAACCTGGGGACCCAGCTCAATCCTTACGTCAACACACGGGAAGATCTCCCGCTCAACCTGCGCGTCGGGGCCGAGATCTACCCGGAACACCTCCCGGCGGCTCTCCTACTGAGCCTGGACCGGCTCAACGAGAAACAGGACTCCTTCGGTGAGAGGTTCAGGGCCTTCTCGGTGGGGCTCGACCTGCTTCCCGGGCCGAACGTCCACCTCCGGATCGGGTACAATAACGGACAGAGGCAGGATTTGAAAGTCCTTTCGAGTTCGGGGCTGGCGGGGTTTTCGATCGGAGGGGGGATCAACACGGACATGTACAGCGTCGATTATGCCTACTCGTCGCTCGGCCAGATCGGCGCCGTGCACCGGATCAGCATAACGTTCTGA
- a CDS encoding OmpA family protein, with protein sequence MTTPIKLFTVLVICASLLMMGCGASNTVKGGGIGAAAGGIIGGIIGHAAGNTAAGVIIGAAVGGTAGVLIGHYMDKQAEEMRNDIKNAKIERVGEGIKITFDSGILFKTNASDLQPTAESNISSLAKILNKYPDTNILVDGHTDSTGTADYNQRLSERRAQSVADYLKGLSVAGSRITTRGFGETAPVASNTTAEGRQQNRRVEVAIFANDKLKEAAANNQLE encoded by the coding sequence ATGACAACTCCCATCAAACTCTTCACCGTTCTGGTGATCTGCGCTTCCCTTCTCATGATGGGCTGCGGGGCGAGCAACACCGTCAAGGGGGGTGGAATAGGAGCTGCTGCCGGGGGAATTATCGGCGGGATCATCGGACACGCGGCGGGGAATACTGCCGCCGGGGTCATCATCGGGGCCGCGGTCGGAGGCACCGCAGGCGTGCTGATCGGTCATTATATGGACAAGCAGGCCGAGGAGATGAGAAATGACATCAAGAACGCAAAGATTGAGCGGGTCGGCGAGGGAATCAAGATCACGTTCGATTCCGGGATTCTCTTCAAGACGAACGCATCCGATCTTCAACCCACCGCAGAATCGAACATCTCCAGTCTCGCGAAGATCCTGAACAAGTACCCCGACACGAACATCCTGGTCGACGGCCACACCGACTCGACCGGTACAGCCGATTACAATCAGCGCCTGTCCGAGCGCCGGGCCCAGTCGGTCGCCGACTACCTGAAGGGCCTTTCCGTCGCCGGGTCCCGGATTACGACGAGGGGCTTCGGTGAAACCGCACCGGTCGCCTCGAATACGACCGCCGAAGGGCGGCAGCAGAACCGGCGGGTCGAAGTGGCGATCTTCGCCAACGACAAGCTGAAGGAAGCCGCGGCGAACAACCAGCTCGAGTGA